The following proteins come from a genomic window of Bos mutus isolate GX-2022 chromosome 21, NWIPB_WYAK_1.1, whole genome shotgun sequence:
- the UNC45A gene encoding protein unc-45 homolog A isoform X2, with product MTVSGPGNPEPQSVGPGASSVEQLRKDGNELFKCGDYEGALTAYTQALGLGATPQDQAILHRNRAACHLKLEDYEKAETEATKAIEKDGGDIKALYRRSQALEKLGRLDQAVLDLQRCVSLEPKNKVFQEALRNIAGQIQEKVRYMSSTDAKVEQMFQILLDPQEKGTEKKQKASQNLVVLAREDAGAEKIFRSNGVQLLQRLLDMGEPDLMLAALRTLVGICSEHQSRTVATLSVLGTRRVVSMLGVENQAVSLAACHLLQVMFDALKEGVKKGFRGKEGAIIVDPARELKVLISNLLELLTEVGVSGQGRDNALTLLIKVVPRKSPKDPNNSLTLWVIDQGLKKILEVGGSVQDPPGELTVTANSRMSASILLSKLFDDLKCDAERENFHRLCENYIKSWFEGHGLAGKLRAIQTVSCLLQGPCDAGNRALELNGVMESVIALCASEQEEEQLVAVETLIHAAGKAKRASFITANGVSLLKDLYKRSEKDSIRIRALVGLCKLGSAGGTDFSMKQFAEGSTLKLAKQCRKWLCNDQMDVGTRRWAVEGLAYLTFDADVKEEFVEDAAALKALFQLSKSEERSVLFAVASALVNCTNSYDYEEPDPKMVELAKYAKQHVPEQHPKDKPSFVRARVKKLLAAGVVSAMTCMVKTESPVLTSSCRELLSRVFLALVEEVEDRGTVVAQGGGKALLPLALEGTDVGQTKAAQALAKLTITSNPEMTFPGERIYEVVRPLISLLHLNCSGLQNFEALMALTNLAGISERLRQKILKEKAVPMIEGYMFEEHEMLRRAATECMCNLAMSKEVQDLFEATGNDRLKLLVLYSGEDDELLRRAAAGGLAMLTSMRPSLCSRIPQVTTHWLEILQALLLSPSQELQHRGAVVVLNMVEASREIASTLMESEVLEILSVLAKDEETPVTRAATACLGKAVEYGLIKPSQDGK from the exons ATGACTGTGAGTGGTCCAGGGAACCCCGAGCCCCAGTCGGTCGGCCCCGGG GCTAGCTCAGTGGAACAGCTGCGGAAGGATGGCAACGAGCTGTTCAAATGCGGGGACTACGAAGGTGCCTTGACGGCCTACACGCAAGCCCTGGGTCTGGGCGCAACGCCCCAGGACCAGGCCATTCTGCATCGGAACCGGGCGGCCTGCCACCTCAAGCTG GAAGATTACgagaaagcagaaacagaggcaACCAAAG CCATCGAAAAGGACGGCGGGGACATCAAAGCACTTTACCGAAGGAGCCAAGCCCTAGAGAAACTGGGCCGCCTCGACCAGGCCGTCCTTGATCTGCAGAGATGTGTGAGCCTGGAGCCCAAGAACAAAGTTTTCCAGGAGGCCCTGCGGAACATCGCGGGCCAGATTCAGGAGAAG GTGAGATACATGTCCTCAACGGATGCCAAAGTGGAGCAGATGTTTCAGATACTATTGGACCCACAAGAAAAGGGCACCGAGAAAAAGCAAAAG GCATCTCAGAACCTCGTGGTGCTGGCCCGGGAGGATGCTGGAGCCGAGAAGATCTTCCGGAGCAACGGGGTTCAGCTCTTGCAGCGCCTGCTGGACATGGGAGAGCCCGATCTGATGCTGGCAGCCCTGCGTACCCTAGTCGGCATTTGCTCTGAGCACCAGTCACGG ACAGTGGCCACCCTGAGCGTGCTGGGAACCCGGCGGGTGGTCTCCATGCTGGGCGTGGAAAACCAGGCCGTGTCCCTGGCTGCCTGCCACCTGCTGCAGGTTATGTTCGATGCCCTCAAGGAAGGTGTCAAGAAGGGCTTCCGCGGCAAAGAAGGCGCCATCATCGTGG ATCCCGCCCGGGAGCTGAAGGTCCTCATCAGTAACCTCCTGGAGCTCCTGACGGAGGTGGGGGTCTCGGGCCAAGGCCGAGACAATGCCCTGACCCTCCTGATTAAAGTGGTGCCCCGGAAGTCTCCCAAGGACCCCAACAACAGCCTTACCCTCTGGGTTATCGACCAAG GTCTGAAGAAGATCCTGGAGGTGGGGGGCTCTGTGCAGGACCCTCCTGGGGAGCTCACAGTGACGGCAAACAGCCGCATGAGTGCCTCCATTCTGCTCAGCAAGCTTTTCGATGACCTGAAGTGTGATGCCGAGAGGGAGAATTTCCACCGACTCTGTGAAAACTACATCAA GAGCTGGTTTGAGGGCCACGGGCTGGCCGGGAAGCTTCGGGCCATCCAGACAGTGTCCTGCCTCCTGCAGGGCCCATGTGACGCCGGCAACCGGGCCCTGGAGCTGAATGGCGTCATGGAGAGTGTGATCGCCCTGTGCGCCtcggagcaggaggaggagcagctggTGGCCGTGGAGACCCTGATCCACGCAGCCGGCAAGGCCAAGCGGGCCTCATTCATCACAGCCAACGGCGTCTCACTGCTGAAAGATCTGTACAAGCGCAGCGAGAAGGACAGCATCCGCATCCGGGCACTGGTG GGGCTCTGTAAGCTCGGCTCGGCCGGAGGGACTGACTTTAGCATGAAGCAGTTTGCCGAAGGCTCCACTCTCAAGCTGGCCAAGCAGTGTCGAAA GTGGCTGTGCAATGACCAGATGGACGTGGGCACGCGGCGCTGGGCAGTGGAGGGCCTGGCCTACCTCACCTTCGATGCTGATGTGAAGGAAGAGTTTGTGGAGGATGCAGCTGCTCTGAAGGCTCTGTTCCAGCTCAGCAAG TCCGAGGAGAGGTCGGTGCTCTTCGCGGTGGCCTCGGCGCTGGTGAATTGCACCAACAGCTATGACTACGAGGAGCCGGACCCCAAGATGGTGGAGCTGGCCAAGTATGCCAAGCAGCACGTGCCCGAGCAGCACCCCAAG GACAAGCCGAGTTTCGTGCGGGCTCGGGTGAAGAAGCTGCTGGCGGCCGGTGTGGTGTCGGCCATGACGTGCATGGTGAAGACCGAGAGCCCTGTGCTGACCAGTTCCTGCAGGGAGCTGCTCTCCAG GGTCTTCCTGGCTTTGGTGGAAGAGGTCGAGGACCGTGGCACTGTGGTTGCTCAGGGAGGGGGCAAG GCTCTGCTCCCACTGGCTCTGGAAGGCACCGACGTGGGGCAGACGAAAGCAGCCCAGGCTCTCGCCAAGCTCACCATCACCTCCAACCCAGAGATGACCTTTCCGGGCGAGCGG ATCTACGAGGTGGTCCGGCCCCTCATCTCCCTGTTGCACCTCAACTGCTCCGGCCTGCAGAACTTCGAGGCGCTCATGGCTCTAACAAACCTGGCGGGGATCAGCGAGAGGCTCCG GCAGAAGATCCTGAAGGAGAAGGCCGTGCCCATGATCGAGGGCTACATGTTTGAGGAGCACGAGATGCTCCGCCGGGCGGCCACGGAGTGCATGTGTAACTTGGCCATGAGCAAGGAG GTGCAGGATCTCTTTGAAGCCACGGGAAACGACCGGCTGAAGCTGCTGGTGCTGTACAGCGGTGAGGATGACGAGCTGCTGCGGCGGGCGGCCGCCGGGGGCCTGGCTATGCTCACCTCCATGCGGCCCTCGCTCTGCAGCCGCATCCCCCAAGTG ACCACACACTGGCTGGAGATCCTGCAGGCTCTGCTTCTGAGCCCCAGCCAGGAGTTGCAGCACCGGGGTGCTGTGGTGGTGCTGAACATGGTGGAGGCCTCGAGGGAGATCGCCAGCACCCTGATGGAGAGCGAGGTGCTGGAGATCCTGTCGGTGCTAGCCAAGGACGAGGAGACCCCGGTCACCAGGG